Proteins from a genomic interval of Desulfobaccales bacterium:
- the rpmG gene encoding 50S ribosomal protein L33 — MRDIVTLACTECKRRNYTTTKNKRRTPDRLAFKKFCAFCRTHTLHRESK; from the coding sequence ATGAGAGACATCGTTACCTTAGCCTGTACCGAATGCAAGCGGCGGAACTACACAACCACCAAGAACAAACGGCGGACCCCGGATCGGCTTGCCTTTAAAAAGTTTTGTGCTTTTTGCCGGACCCATACCCTCCATCGCGAGAGCAAGTAG
- the secE gene encoding preprotein translocase subunit SecE has product MIKKTKTKPKGTLKEGGDAPRGQVVRLKQGKARPGWFSKVPPIKQYWAQTKDFLVEAVQELKKVNWPNRKETLGTTGVVLVLVFFIAGYLGFVDFLLSHFVRYFIH; this is encoded by the coding sequence ATGATTAAAAAGACCAAGACGAAGCCCAAAGGGACCCTGAAAGAGGGCGGCGACGCGCCTCGGGGGCAGGTGGTCAGACTCAAGCAGGGCAAAGCGCGGCCGGGTTGGTTCAGCAAGGTTCCGCCGATTAAGCAATATTGGGCCCAAACCAAGGACTTCCTGGTGGAAGCGGTCCAGGAACTGAAGAAGGTCAACTGGCCCAACCGCAAAGAGACCTTGGGCACCACAGGCGTTGTCCTCGTCCTGGTGTTCTTTATCGCGGGTTACCTGGGATTCGTGGATTTCCTCCTGTCCCATTTCGTCCGGTATTTCATTCATTAG
- the nusG gene encoding transcription termination/antitermination protein NusG, whose protein sequence is MSKKWYIIHTYSGFEQKVKNAIMERAKSRGLEHLVEQVLVPTETVEEMVKGERKLSSRKFYPGYVLVQMELTDDSWHLVKDTPKVTGFIGSKEEPVAIPEEDALKIIAQMQEGVLRPKPKIKFEQGDKVQVMDGPFTNFAGVVDEVRPDRGRVRVMISVFGRPTPVELEFTQLEKI, encoded by the coding sequence GTGTCCAAAAAATGGTACATCATCCATACCTATTCGGGCTTTGAGCAGAAAGTCAAGAATGCCATCATGGAGCGGGCCAAGTCCCGGGGCTTGGAACACCTGGTGGAACAGGTGTTGGTGCCTACGGAGACGGTGGAAGAGATGGTCAAGGGAGAGCGGAAACTCTCTTCCCGCAAGTTTTATCCAGGCTACGTCCTGGTGCAGATGGAGCTGACGGACGATTCCTGGCATCTGGTGAAAGACACCCCCAAGGTGACGGGCTTTATCGGCAGCAAAGAAGAGCCGGTGGCCATCCCCGAGGAAGATGCGCTCAAGATCATTGCCCAGATGCAGGAAGGAGTGCTCAGGCCCAAGCCTAAGATCAAGTTCGAACAAGGGGACAAGGTCCAGGTGATGGACGGGCCGTTTACCAATTTTGCCGGGGTAGTGGACGAAGTGCGGCCGGATCGGGGCCGGGTGCGGGTGATGATCAGCGTGTTCGGGCGGCCGACGCCGGTGGAGTTGGAGTTTACGCAACTAGAAAAGATCTAA
- the rplK gene encoding 50S ribosomal protein L11 has translation MAKKVIAQIKLQIPAGQANPSPPIGPALGQHGVNIMEFCKSYNAKTAGQEGTIIPVLITVFADRSFTFVTKTPPASVLLKQMAQVAKGSKEPNRDKVGQITKAQLEEIAKQKMPDLNANTLEMAMHSIAGTARSMGIEIVE, from the coding sequence ATGGCAAAGAAAGTTATCGCTCAGATCAAGTTGCAGATTCCTGCGGGGCAGGCCAACCCCTCGCCGCCCATCGGCCCGGCTTTGGGTCAGCATGGCGTTAATATCATGGAATTCTGCAAAAGCTACAATGCCAAGACCGCGGGCCAGGAAGGGACCATCATCCCGGTGTTGATCACCGTTTTTGCCGACCGCTCCTTCACCTTTGTGACCAAGACGCCGCCGGCGTCGGTGCTGCTCAAGCAGATGGCCCAGGTGGCCAAGGGCTCCAAGGAACCCAACCGGGATAAGGTGGGACAGATTACCAAGGCGCAGTTGGAAGAGATCGCCAAGCAGAAGATGCCGGATCTGAACGCCAACACCCTGGAGATGGCCATGCACAGCATCGCCGGGACCGCCAGGAGCATGGGCATAGAAATAGTTGAGTAG
- the rplA gene encoding 50S ribosomal protein L1, with product MAKHGKRYREAAAKVDRNQRYPFQDAVNLGLEASSSKFDETVEIAVALGVNPRHADQMVRGAVILPNGLGKTVRVLVFAKGEKEKEALDAGADYAGADDLIERIKGGWMEFDKAVATPDLMGAVGKIGKILGPRGLMPNVKVGTVTFEVAKAVDELKGGKVEFRVDRAGVIHAPVGKVSFGPEKILQNLAALMDALVRLKPATSKGTYMKGIHLSTTMGPGVPVDTSDVKNLVRLL from the coding sequence ATGGCCAAACATGGCAAGCGATATCGGGAGGCCGCCGCTAAGGTGGACCGCAATCAGCGCTATCCCTTCCAGGACGCCGTCAATCTGGGGCTGGAGGCATCGTCCAGCAAGTTTGACGAAACCGTGGAGATCGCGGTGGCCCTGGGAGTGAACCCCCGCCACGCCGACCAAATGGTACGGGGTGCGGTGATTCTGCCCAACGGGCTGGGAAAGACGGTGCGGGTCCTGGTGTTCGCCAAGGGAGAAAAGGAAAAAGAAGCCTTGGACGCTGGCGCCGACTACGCCGGGGCTGATGATCTCATCGAGCGTATTAAGGGCGGCTGGATGGAATTCGACAAGGCCGTAGCCACCCCTGACCTCATGGGCGCGGTGGGAAAAATCGGCAAAATCCTGGGTCCCCGGGGCCTGATGCCCAATGTCAAGGTGGGGACGGTTACCTTTGAGGTGGCCAAGGCGGTGGACGAGCTGAAAGGCGGCAAGGTGGAGTTCCGGGTGGACCGGGCCGGCGTGATCCATGCCCCGGTGGGCAAGGTGTCTTTCGGGCCTGAGAAAATCCTACAAAACCTGGCGGCCTTGATGGACGCCCTGGTGCGGCTGAAACCTGCCACCAGCAAGGGCACCTATATGAAAGGCATTCATCTGAGCACCACCATGGGGCCGGGAGTTCCGGTGGACACCAGCGACGTGAAGAATCTGGTGCGCTTGCTGTAA
- the rplJ gene encoding 50S ribosomal protein L10: MRKSQKADIVQEIQETVAKSQIGILTDFKGLKVEDMTRLRRQLSDASAELRVVKNTLLRRAAADDSPLAPLLSHSTGPNALTLGFADPVAVTKVLIKFAQEKPQLVIKAGALGGQALTVKDLEALSKLPAREVLLAQLLGVMNGVPTALVSVLAAVIRGLLNVLVALKDKKAESEPEAAAAPEAPEAPETPEAPAAAEPEAAPEAEA; this comes from the coding sequence GTGCGTAAGTCACAGAAAGCCGATATTGTCCAGGAAATCCAGGAGACGGTAGCGAAATCGCAGATCGGCATCCTGACGGATTTCAAGGGACTGAAGGTAGAGGATATGACCAGGCTGCGGCGGCAGCTTTCAGACGCCTCCGCGGAGCTTCGGGTGGTAAAAAACACCCTGCTCAGGCGGGCCGCGGCCGATGATTCTCCCCTGGCGCCTTTGCTCTCACATTCCACCGGGCCTAATGCCTTGACTCTGGGGTTTGCCGATCCGGTAGCCGTGACCAAGGTGCTCATCAAGTTTGCCCAGGAAAAACCGCAACTGGTGATCAAGGCGGGGGCCCTGGGGGGTCAGGCCTTGACCGTCAAGGACCTGGAGGCCCTCAGCAAGCTGCCGGCCCGGGAAGTGCTCCTGGCCCAATTGCTGGGCGTGATGAACGGTGTGCCCACGGCACTGGTGTCGGTGTTGGCCGCGGTGATTAGAGGCCTGCTCAACGTGCTGGTAGCCTTGAAAGATAAGAAGGCCGAATCCGAGCCTGAGGCGGCTGCGGCGCCCGAGGCCCCAGAGGCTCCGGAAACCCCGGAAGCTCCGGCGGCTGCGGAGCCTGAGGCCGCGCCCGAGGCGGAGGCTTAA